The Candidatus Zixiibacteriota bacterium genome segment TCATGGCGGCCCCCGAGAGCATGCCGAGCGGCGCGCCCCCGGCGTCGGCCTGGCCCGAGACGAGGTTACCGAAAAAACTGATGCCGGTGTATCCGTACGGCGCGAACGGTCGCCAGTGATCGGGATTGATGAAGAAGGCGCCCACGGCGATGACGAACAGGACGATCGCCACCTTGACGGCCACCAGCGCGGCATTGAACCCGGCGCTCTCCCGGATCCCCTTCACCAGCACGAACGTGATCAGACAGGCGACAACGACCGCCGGCAGGTCGATCACCGCGCCGGTCGAGACGAGGTGTCCCACGCCGGGATCGTAGTCGAAGGGAGCGGTGGACAGCGCGTAGGGCAATTTGAGGCCGAATATTCCCAGGAAATCCTGAAAGTACTTGGACCACCCGTGGGCCACCGTGGCCGAACTGACGGTGTACTCGAGAACGAGGTCCCACCCGATGATCCAGGCCGGGAGTTCCCCCAGGGTGGCGTAGGCATAGGTGTAGGCGGAGCCGGCGATCGGCACCATCGAGGCGAACTCGGCGTAGCAGAGGGCGGCGAAGACGCAGGCGAGGCCGGCCACCATGAAGGAGAGCATGAGGGCGGGGCCGGCCTTGTCATGGGCGACCTGCCCGACCAGGACGAAAATCCCGGTGCCGATGATCGCCCCGACCCCGAGGCTGGTCAGCCGCACCGGACCGAGGATGCGCCGGAGCCGGTTCTCCCCTTTCATCTCCTCCAGGCACAGGGCGAGCGGTTTCTTGGCGAACAAGGGATTGGCCATGGGTCTGCCTCCGGATTGTCGTGTCGGTCAATTTCCGTTGTCCGTCCCCGGTACCCGCCGCGGGCCATGGCCGCCGGCCGGGCACGAACCCTGCATTTTTCGAAAGTGCGAATTTGAGGAAACCCTGTCAAGAAATTCCGCCCGCGCGCCGCCGGCCTAGTCCCCGAACCCGGCCGAGAGACTCCCCTGGATGATCCAGTAGGAGGCGTCCCAGGCGCCCGCGGTCGGCCGCGAGTCCTCGTCCGCGTACGAATCGTAGGTGATCGTGTGGTACTCGGCGCTCACGGTGAAGGCGTACCAGCGGTAGAGTTTCAGAAACTCGATCCCGAACAACTCCTTCTCCCCGCCGTCGAACTGCACGCCGAGGTCGCCGAAATACTCCGATGTTCCCCGGCCGTAGAGAAGGTAGATCCCCATGGACTTGTCCCGCAGCCAGGTGAAGGCGGGGTTAATTTTGAGCAGCCACTCCCAGGAATCGACATTCGCCTCCACCTCGACGCGATCGGTCGAGGCCGTGCTCGCCGTGCCCAGGTCATAGTAGAACTTGTGGCCGAACCCTTTTTCCACGCGATACTCCGCCTGGGCGATGTTTCTGTAACCGCAGCGCACGAGGTAGGCGAAGTCGACCCCCGCGTTGGTCAGCTTGAAGGACTCATGGAACTCGTCGCTCAACCGGCGTTCAATGTCGCCGGAGCTGAAGACAGCCAGCCCGCCGCCGACCCCGGCGTGGAGGAAGAACTGCTCGGGGTAGGCGGGTGCAGGGGGTTCCGCCTGCGCGCGCGGCGGGGTGGGCGGCGGCTGCGCCGCGGCCGCAGGGGCCAGCAGCAGCACCGCCGGCGCGGCCAGCACGGCCATGGCGGCCCCGAGACGACCCTTCCGGAAACACGGCATCATAGGCACTTCCCTTCACAACTGAGGCCGGCCGCTCCATGCGGCCGCCCGGAATATAGCTCACGCCGACAGCCCCGTCCAGCAGATCATCGCCCGGCGCAATTGACAACGGCCGGGGCGGGGCGCTATAATCGGGAGTCCGCGGCCGGGTCGCCGGCCCGGACGGGAGAGGTTATCATGGACGGGGTCAAGAAGATCGTCATTGTTTCCGACGGCACGGGGCGTACGGCCAAGCGGCTCATGGACGCGGTTCTCTCGCAGTATGCCCAGGCCGAGGTGGGGTTCCGCCTCGAGGGCACGTTTCAGAATGTCCGCAACCGCAAGGCGGTCGACAAGGTGCTGGCAGAGATCTCCAACGAGTACCTGGTGATCTACTCGTTTATCTCCCCGGACATCCACAAGTACTTCCACCGCAGGCTGGCCGAGCGCGACATCCTCCACATCAACGTCCTCGACCCGATGCTCAAGACGATGCGCAAGTTTCTCGGCGTCCACCCCGACTACCGCCCGGGCATCCTCCACCGCATCGACGACCGGTACTACAAGAAGGTCGATGCGATCGGGTTCACGGTCGAGCACGACGACGGCCGGGGGGCGATGATCGGGGACGCCGACCTTGTCCTGGTCGGCCTGTCGCGCACGTGCAAGACGCCCATTTCGATGTACCTGGCCTGCAACCACGGGCTGAAAGTGGCCAACATCCCGATCGTGCCGGGGGTGACGACCGAGCTGGCGCTCAAGCACCACCTCGGCCACCTTCCCCGCGAGCGGATTGTCGGGCTCCTGATGGACCCCGACATCCTCTCCCACGTGCGGGAGGAACGCCTGGAGCTGCTCGCCCGCACCGACAGCGCCGTGGCCGAACTGAGCGACTACGTGGATGTGCGGGTGATTCGCCGGGACTACCGCTGGTGCCGGGAGCTGTTCGAGCGGAACGGGTGGCGGACGGTCGACGTGACCCGCCGGGCGATCGAGGAGGTGGCGGTGGAGATTCTCGACGAACTGGGGATCCCGCGGGAGGAGTGACCGCGGGCTATTCCAGCTGCCCGAACACTTCCGACAGGTACTGGTTCAAGTCACCGGCGATCATGGCGCGCGAGGTGCGGGCATCGGCGGCGAAATCCCCCGCCATGCCGTGCACGTACACGCCGCACACGGCGGCCGACAGCGGCCCCATGCCCTGGGCGAGAAACGAGCCGATCGCCCCCGTCAATACGTCGCCCGTCCCGCCGCAGGCCATGCCTTCGTTGCCGGTGGGGTTGAGGAAACACGAACCGTTGGGCGCGGCCACCAAAGTCGGGCTCCCCTTGAGCACGAGCACCGCTCTGAGTTCTTTCGCCCATTTCCGCACGAGCGCCATCCGGTCGTGAATCCCGGCCGGGACCGTCTCCCCGGTGAGGCGGGCGAACTCGCCCGGATGCGGGGTCAGCACGAGCGCGGCGCCCCCCTCCCGCCCGGCGAGCAGAGCGGCGTGGCCGGCGAACGCGTTGATGCCGTCGGCATCGATCACCGCCGGTTTGGTCAGACCAGCCGTGAAGCGCCGCACGAGTTCGAAGGTTTCGCGGTGGCGGCCGATTCCCGGTCCCACGGCGACCGCGTCATGGTCCTCGGCCAGACGGCGCACTTCGCCGAGGCCACGCAGAGCGAGCGCCCCCCGCTTGGCCACGTCGGGCAGGGGGTGCGAGGTCGCCTCGGCGATGAGCGCGGCGAT includes the following:
- a CDS encoding amino acid permease → MANPLFAKKPLALCLEEMKGENRLRRILGPVRLTSLGVGAIIGTGIFVLVGQVAHDKAGPALMLSFMVAGLACVFAALCYAEFASMVPIAGSAYTYAYATLGELPAWIIGWDLVLEYTVSSATVAHGWSKYFQDFLGIFGLKLPYALSTAPFDYDPGVGHLVSTGAVIDLPAVVVACLITFVLVKGIRESAGFNAALVAVKVAIVLFVIAVGAFFINPDHWRPFAPYGYTGISFFGNLVSGQADAGGAPLGMLSGAAMIFFAYIGFDSVSTHAEEAKRPNRDVPIGIIASLIICTVLYLAVAAVLTGMVPYDRINIEAPVSDAFRQIGLPWAQFLISLGAVAGITSVLLVMMLSQPRVMLAMARDGMVPPSFFGAVHPKFRTPWKSTILTGIFVSVMAAALPLRILAELVNIGTLLAFVIVCAAVLIMRYTNPHAERPFRAPLFPLVPLLGIGSCVLLMFSLPVENWLRLFGWLAVGFVIYFTYSRRHAVTRRLRAAGAAPERKEAGTR
- a CDS encoding kinase/pyrophosphorylase: MDGVKKIVIVSDGTGRTAKRLMDAVLSQYAQAEVGFRLEGTFQNVRNRKAVDKVLAEISNEYLVIYSFISPDIHKYFHRRLAERDILHINVLDPMLKTMRKFLGVHPDYRPGILHRIDDRYYKKVDAIGFTVEHDDGRGAMIGDADLVLVGLSRTCKTPISMYLACNHGLKVANIPIVPGVTTELALKHHLGHLPRERIVGLLMDPDILSHVREERLELLARTDSAVAELSDYVDVRVIRRDYRWCRELFERNGWRTVDVTRRAIEEVAVEILDELGIPREE